A region of Salvia splendens isolate huo1 chromosome 17, SspV2, whole genome shotgun sequence DNA encodes the following proteins:
- the LOC121774811 gene encoding heat shock 70 kDa protein 18-like: MAGTGEGRAIGIDLGTTYSCVAAWQHDRIEIIPNDQGNRTMPSQVAFTATDRLIGDAAKNQVANNPINTVFDAKRLIGCKFSDATVQRDITYWPFKVIPGAGDKPMFAVTYKGEEKQFLAEEISSMVLSKMKEIAEAYLGSTVKDAVVTVPAYFNDSQRQATKAAGAIAGLNVVRIINEPTAAAIAYGLDKRASTTMAKNVLIFDLGGGTFDVSVAMIKADVVEVRAIAGDTHLGGQDMDNRMVEYFIKEFKRKKGKNISGNARAIRRLRSACERAKRVLSSAIETPVEIESLFEGIDMFSTITRAKFEDLNMDLFKKCKELVENCLSDAKMQKSSVDEVVLVGGSSRIPKMQQMLQELFGGKELCKTINPDEAVAYGAAVLAAKLSVEGNDNVQKLILCDVTPLKGDGRAIGIDLGTTYSCVAAWRHDRIEIIPNDQGNRTTPSHVAFTAAERLIGDAAKNQVAENPINTVFDAKRLIGRKFSDSTVQKDMIFWPFKVIPGADGKPIIVVTYKGEEREFSAEEISSMVLTKMKDIAEAYLGSTVTDAVVTVPAYFNDSQRQATKDAGTIAGLNVMRIINEPTAAAIAYGLDKGGDVAKNVLIFDLGGGTFDVSVATIEDGLVEVKATAGDTHLGGQDMDNRMVNHFMKEFKSKTGKDISGNSRAVRRLKSACERAKRILSSTLEVQIQIESLFEGIDLFSTVSRAKFVDLNMDLFRKCMELVESCLSDAKVEKSSVDEVVLVGGSSRIPKVQLMLQELFGGKEVCKTINPDEAVAYGAAVLATNLSGKGNDKVKNVVLLDVTPLSLGTEVGIDEMAVCIPRNTHVPTRKDRVFVTSQDNQTSVRIQVYEGERSKSTDNNLLGEFKLQGIPAAPRGVVKFNVCFYVDENGILNVSAEHTESGAKNSITIINEKGRLSKEEIERMIRDAKKYKFEDGEFREKAKARLALEDYAYDMRNTIRSSARVTAADKMKMEDAFESFTQWLKLNQHAEIYVFKDKMEELQTIFNPIIAKILM, translated from the exons ATGGCCGGAACTGGTGAAGGGCGCGCTATAGGGATTGATTTGGGGACGACATATTCGTGTGTGGCAGCGTGGCAGCACGATCGCATTGAGATTATACCAAACGATCAGGGCAACCGCACCATGCCATCTCAAGTCGCTTTCACCGCCACCGATCGTCTCATCGGCGACGCCGCTAAGAATCAAGTCGCCAATAATCCCATCAACACTGTTTTCG ATGCGAAGAGATTGATTGGTTGCAAATTCAGTGATGCGACGGTTCAGAGAGACATTACATATTGGCCGTTCAAGGTCATTCCTGGGGCTGGCGACAAACCTATGTTCGCGGTAACCTACAAAGGGGAGGAGAAACAGTTTTTAGCTGAGGAGATTTCTTCGATGGTGCTATCTAAGATGAAGGAAATCGCGGAGGCCTATCTTGGATCAACTGTCAAGGATGCTGTTGTGACTGTGCCGGCTTATTTCAATGACTCTCAACGTCAGGCCACCAAGGCGGCTGGAGCCATTGCCGGCCTTAACGTTGTTCGGATCATCAATGAGCCTACTGCTGCAGCCATCGCTTACGGTCTGGATAAAAGAGCTTCTACAACTATGGCAAAGAATGTGCTCATTTTCGACCTTGGTGGTGGGACGTTTGATGTGTCCGTGGCCATGATTAAGGCTGATGTCGTTGAAGTGAGAGCTATTGCCGGCGATACTCATCTTGGAGGCCAAGACATGGATAACAGGATGGTGGAATACTTTATCAAAGAGTTCAAAAGAAAGAAGGGTAAGAATATCAGTGGGAATGCAAGAGCTATTAGGAGATTGAGGAGTGCTTGTGAAAGAGCCAAGAGGGTCCTTTCCTCTGCCATTGAAACGCCAGTCGAGATTGAATCATTGTTTGAAGGGATTGATATGTTTTCGACTATCACTCGTGCTAAATTCGAAGACCttaatatggatttattcaAAAAGTGTAAGGAGCTGGTTGAGAATTGCCTAAGTGATGCAAAGATGCAGAAGAGCAGCGTGGATGAGGTGGTGCTTGTTGGCGGGTCGAGTAGAATTCCCAAGATGCAGCAGATGTTGCAGGAGTTGTTCGGTGGGAAAGAGTTGTGCAAAACCATTAATCCCGACGAAGCTGTAGCATATGGTGCTGCAGTGCTGGCTGCCAAGTTGAGTGTTGAAGGCAATGACAATGTGCAAAAGCTCATTCTTTGCGATGTTACTCCATT AAAGGGGGATGGACGGGCAATTGGGATCGATTTGGGGACGACGTATTCGTGTGTGGCGGCGTGGCGGCATGACCGCATTGAGATTATACCAAACGATCAGGGCAACCGCACCACGCCGTCTCATGTCGCTTTCACTGCCGCCGAACGTCTCATCGGCGACGCCGCTAAGAATCAAGTCGCCGAAAATCCCATCAATACTGTTTTCG ATGCAAAGAGGTTGATCGGTCGCAAATTCAGTGACTCAACGGTGCAGAAAGACATGATATTTTGGCCATTCAAGGTTATTCCTGGTGCTGATGGTAAGCCTATAATTGTAGTAACCTACAAAGGGGAAGAGAGAGAGTTTTCGGCTGAGGAGATCTCCTCAATGGTGCTCACTAAGATGAAGGATATTGCCGAGGCATATCTTGGATCTACTGTCACGGATGCTGTGGTAACTGTCCCTGCATACTTCAATGACTCTCAGCGTCAGGCCACCAAGGATGCTGGAACTATTGCTGGACTGAATGTTATGAGGATCATCAATGAGCCAACTGCTGCCGCCATTGCATACGGACTGGATAAAGGGGGTGATGTGGCAAAGAATGTGCTGATTTTCGACCTTGGCGGTGGGACGTTCGATGTGTCCGTGGCCACGATTGAGGATGGTCTCGTTGAAGTGAAGGCTACTGCTGGAGATACACATCTTGGAGGCCAGGACATGGACAATAGGATGGTGAATCACTTCATGAAGGAGTTTAAAAGCAAGACTGGTAAGGATATTAGTGGAAACTCAAGAGCTGTCAGGAGATTGAAGAGTGCATGTGAAAGAGCCAAGAGGATCCTTTCCTCAACTTTGGAAGTCCAAATTCAAATTGAATCATTGTTTGAGGGtattgatctgttttctactgTTAGTCGTGCTAAATTCGTGGACCTTAACATGGACTTATTCAGGAAGTGTATGGAACTGGTTGAAAGTTGCCTTAGTGATGCAAAGGTAGAGAAGAGCAGCGTGGATGAGGTGGTGCTGGTGGGCGGGTCGAGTAGGATTCCCAAGGTCCAGCTGATGTTGCAGGAGTTGTTCGGTGGAAAGGAGGTGTGCAAGACTATTAATCCAGACGAAGCCGTGGCATATGGGGCTGCAGTGTTGGCTACCAACTTGAGTGGTAAAGGCAATGATAAGGTGAAGAATGTGGTTCTTTTAGATGTGACTCCTCTGTCGCTTGGAACTGAAGTTGGTATAGATGAGATGGCTGTCTGTATTCCGAGAAATACACATGTCCCAACAAGGAAAGATAGAGTTTTTGTGACGTCTCAGGACAATCAAACCAGTGTAAGGATTCAGGTGTATGAGGGCGAAAGAAGCAAGTCAACAGACAACAATCTGCTAGGTGAATTCAAACTCCAAGGCATTCCAGCAGCACCCAGAGGTGTTGTTAAATTCAACGTGTGCTTTTACGTTGATGAGAATGGTATCTTGAATGTATCAGCGGAGCACACAGAGAGTGGAGCGAAGAACAGCATCACCATCATCAACGAAAAGGGCAGGCTGTCTAAGGAAGAAATTGAGAGGATGATTCGGGATGCGAAGAAGTACAAGTTTGAGGATGGCGAGTTTAGGGAGAAGGCTAAGGCCAGGTTAGCTTTGGAGGACTACGCCTACGACATGAGGAACACCATCAGAAGTTCAGCAAGGGTCACAGCAGCAGACAAGATGAAGATGGAGGATGCTTTCGAGTCATTCACACAATGGTTAAAGCTCAACCAACATGCAGAGATTTATGTTTTTAAAGACAAGATGGAAGAGCTCCAGACTATTTTCAATCCCATCATCGCCAAGATATTGATGTAA